The Astyanax mexicanus isolate ESR-SI-001 chromosome 4, AstMex3_surface, whole genome shotgun sequence genome segment ggccgcctctgaccctgtgcccgcggctccggccgcctctgaccctgtgcccgcggctccggccgtctctgaccctgtgcccgcggctccggccgcctctgaccctgtgcccgcggctccggccgcctctgaccctgtgcccactcccagaactttgtatacccccaggcctgccccaaggccccctgtctttgcccccagaactgtgcccaggctggctccttggacttccgtacagactttcgccagtcctgggcacccaccaatgtttgttcccgtgtctctccctgtcctggtcccggtgtctgtgtttgttcccattcctgtccccggtggttttcctgttcccgtccctgtcactgtgtttgtgtccgtccctgtccatgtaATTGTCCCAGTTTCCCTGCCCAGTCTTatccagtcccagttcccggccactgtccagtctgtgtttcaaccccctgtccagtctccattcctGTCTAGTGTCCAACCCTCTGTCCCGTCTAAGCCCCCTGTACAGTCTTTGGTCCAGTCCttgtcctctgtccagtctcagccctctgtccagtgtaagccccgtgtccagtcttttgtcaagtccttgtcccctgtccagtctcagtccccagtccagtcgtttgttcagtctgagccccctgtccagtcccagtctccgttccctgtccagtctccgtctcctgttctgtcccctgtccagtctcagtcccctgttaggtcgtttgttcagtctgagccccctgtcaagtcccagtctccgttccctgtccagtctccgtctcctgttaggtcgtttgttcagtctctgccccctgtccagtcttttgtccagtccctgttccctctctctcggcgcctctggtagtggcgccgttgagggggggtaatgttacaccttagcccatgtctgtgttatgtttctccctcgtttgttccctagtgctcctgcccctctgtttacctgtcatgtgttccctgccatgtgcttgtgttgagttttttgtacctgtttccgccctagccccgccctagtcccgtcctaaccattagtgttctcacctgtgtcctgtttgtaaccccgccccctcgtcatccaagcccaggtgtttctcactcccctcctgtatttaagcccctctgtttgaatgttcagtgtcgagtcttttgtattttgtcttttgtatcttgtatccagtatcctttgtatccagtatccagtatgtatccttgctacccgtatgtttccttgtcttagtttcttagtctgtgtttctagtttatatcatcctagccttgtttttgcgttacccgcgttttgtttattgttttattttatcttgtatgtttaaataaatatatattgcacttacgtccatccctccctccttcgtgacacaaacacacgcacacacacactctttatcgctgtctctctctcactcactctctcaaacacacacacacagacacacacactctatctctctctctgtctgtctctgtctctctctctgggccCTATTTGTAGTGACATATTTTCATcagttttaaaaaaggaaataacgAAGGACTGACTACAGGGCCTAAAAGAGATTACATCTGCAACAGGTTTTTTCGTACATACTGCATATTACTCAAATACAATAGCTCATAACACCACCCAAACTCTAAATGAACGGACTTACTTTTCAGGAAATTGATGTTAATGATTACGATGTCTAATACTAAACGTAGTTCATGGTTGGGAGTACAGTTATAGGAGTGCTTCATAAGGTAGACCATCTGCTGGGAATTATTAGGAATAGTTTTATATCAATTATTTTTATTCAATGAATACATTTTGGCCCTATATTACTAAATAGTTATTGAGAAATTAACTATAATAGAAATAAACAATTCCAcagagatcataactttgacacgCATACTTCACAGTATATCTTGATTTGTTTTATACAAAACAAAGCCTGCATCAGTAAAGgctttatttccattatttatgactggaattgactgtatgtTCCTTTGGTCTCAATAACGCAGAGAAACAGTGCCACGAAGCATCGCCAGCACTCCAGACTCGGGTACAGGATCATTTCGCGCGCCCAGGAGTGCGAAATGAGGGAACGAGATACAAAATGTCCGAAAGACATAATTATATCGTAGCCATTAAGGCCTGGCCACAAGGGCTCAGAtagcaagcagctctcaggggttgtgcgCAATAGGACTGCTTAAGGATGGTCAACCTGGCTTTATATAAAgtaatacttaaattaaatttgtaatattacgagaataaagtcgtagtaTTTTGAGGAAAATGTAGTTTTAATCGCTTGGGCTGCAGTTTAGGAAGCGCAGAGGGAGAGAACGTTCCcacgcattattttttttttacatgatgtcaaaatgaaaataaaaagaagcacATATGGAAATGAACACAGTCCATAgtagcctaaacacacacacacacactctgtctgtctgtctttctctgtcctgTTTCAAACTTGGCgacaggaaacacaggtgcgccactgactgattaaaaccacttCAACAGTCAACAGCCACACAAGATAAGCTATATTTTTTGACATTTACAAGGAGTTGAATTGAATtaatacacagacttaataattgtagcttaacataattctgctgtttgagaatttgtcAGATGCTTATTCTCATTCTTGctgtttggaaataaaaaattaaaagagaaaagcactacGACTAaacataaattagttttatttCACTTACCTATTATGTAACTGAAATTCgctgttatattttttatatttgaaaataataataataacaataataatataaattacaataattaattacaacaataataattagTATACTAATTACAaccgcaataataataatatcaattgttattattattattattattattattattattattattattattattgttattattattattgtatatagcacctttagtttaaaaaaacagctaatacaaataaaattttaataaactaCAAGTGAAATACACAAGTTAACataaacataataatacatttagtaAAGCAAGTGGGATCTATTTAACATGCAATTTtatcagtgttgtgccagttgaactagttcagttcatacatgctcaaagttcacaattttaattctaaactagttcaaagttcagttaattttacttttttcgtgaaatattcaaataaatactttttttcacactacaagcgaGAAATCactatattttctttaaaattgctCATTGTaaacatttgctcatgacactgcaattgtgggtttcttaccaggtgatgaaacttGCAGCAGTACAGACAAGGTAGACCAGTTCTATACTTAGTGCAATTATATCTAccagcatttaattaaaaaaagaatatataatatgaaatataatatatatgatattatatatacatatgtgtgtgtatcaaatagagtttagattctctgcccgagccctcaggctcaaaaaaaaaaggtccatgatgtaggcgtctgttttttaatgctatttttatttatataaagctgTGGTGTGATCATcataatatagcaaagtaacacatCAAACtgtgtttctgaaaaaaaaaagttagaatgtagtaatcacgcagctctggcctGTGCAGTGCGCACACATTGACTttcagcgctgtgtgtagctacTACTCCAAGAAAATAAagccttctgaagtgaggagaCAAATTACATCATGTGAGCTAAATTTGACCCAATGTGAAGGAAAGTCAGAGGTATGGACTGGAGCCAATTCAAGTTAGTTGTTGATAGTACCGCAAAGTGCCGCATCCATGCGGCGTGCTCATAGCGTGTATCCGCTCTCTGGTCTTTAAGAAGCTGTTTATTGTGGATGTTAAGCTGCTGCTTTGAGATTAGTACCACTTTAGTGGCTGTTAAAttgttatttgtgttcatttcttttttttttttttttttttggttatttctttgtttggatTAGTCGCCCAGACTAATTTACTTtgggatatttgtttttttttgttttactaatattattgttttttttgtttgtttttttgttcttactgcttcactatttcatttttatcttttggaattcgttaggttatatattttttcattattatgagcatagtttagttagttatttttttgttttttaatttgtatttattattaaatgttattagcttattagtttctagcttgttgctaacttctttgtcatttagcatacagaacttctcactgatctttttaatgaatattgatttattaatttaatagccTACCTAAATATTTTAAACCAGACACTGTGATTTTTTTATGGGGTGCAGAGAGCAAGCCCATAGGCAGTAAAGTTCATCGGTCCAAAACTTCCAGCCAGACCCGAGCCCGCACTTTCTGCTGGACCCGACCCTGAGCCCAATCTAAATCCGACATGAATTTAGTAAGTATAGAGCTCAAAACTGACCTTTTAACTATAATTCTGAGATGTACTGTACTTTATCATTTCTTCTCCCATTATCTTCCGCGATCCTGCGAGGTGCGCAGCGCACCGAGTAATCCACATTTTGAGCTGTAATCGTGCAGATTTCGcttattcaaacagcccgaaagtgtttttaaaaagcaaatttttttaacgctctacttaataagaaaaaatgtcgggtttaatTGGGTTTCGGGCTCATAGTAACAGTATATGGGTCGGGTCAGGtctggcagaacgtgcacgggctcaggCTGGGTCGGGCTGGCAACAGCAGAATACAGGAGGGAGGAACTTTCTCTAGTTGCgtttcaaaagagaaaacagatgtcactaagttttcaatggaaaataaattccaacgttcatttacagtgatgtctgccgttcatgacacataatgtgaaataattcacgttcaagttctttattaaaaaatgtgttgtgttcacgaaaaaatgaacgttttcaatgaacgcgttcttttgaactagTTCACGCGCAACACTGAATTTTATGtgtatatactgtttaattatgttatatatcattttatatgCTTTTTATTTCCCCATTTTAAGTTTTCATGTAATCTAGCAatctacatttattcatttatttatttatttattatgatagTTTACTTCGTATTTTTCATACCTATTTAGCGATGAAccgcaatatatttatttgttggtAACATTAACAAAAAATAGGGTGAAATAGGGTGTTCTCACATTTAGGCAGTGGCCTAATGGGACGTGATTTAAGAAAACGTGCTTAAATGGCATTGCTCTGAATTGAGGATAAGTGAAACATGCCAAATTCCCACTGCTTAAATGCCTGGCAAactggtattaactttcactgtaaTACAACTCTGAACACAGCCCCAcgaaaatgttttgtttgttttttgttgcttttacAGCTGATCTCCAGAAACAACTCCCTGGGAGCACTCAGCTTCAGTTCCCAGACACCATTAAAAAGTGGCTTAAGTGTGCACCAGAGGAATAATATAAGGGAAGGCGGTGTTCCGCGGAATAAATAATAACAGGTTTGCTACATTGTTTTGGTTTGATTCGTATGTGAAAAGTAAACTCCGTATACTAACACTTTATATTTTCCatttatatttcttttgtttaGGTCCAGCAGCAGCCACGTGGACaccatcttttttgttttgtgtttatagttcacaattaattaataaatgaattcatATTTTCCATAATTaataaacacacacgcacacatacattcTAAGTATAATTTATGTTTATGCTCCattatttttacatgtatttttatgGTTTATAATTAAACATCATTGCATTGTTAGATCTGTTGGTgttgttcatttttattattactgttattattattgttactattattattcatattaataataataatattaccatTGTTGTTGTAACtgttagtaatattaataataataatattaataataataacaataatatcattgttattattgttattaataatcatagtaaaaaaataacaataacagcaacaATACTATAATTAACaacatataataatgataatattattaatattatcattattattattattattagaagtagtagtattattatattCCTGTTGCAGGAATTATTTTACGTCGAAAAAACAACCAaaacgctagttacgtatgtaactgtggttatgtgaatagtggatgaccgccagggcggtgcttaatgtattccctgccgtgcccacggcgaaccgagagttgtataccaacgaagtcactacacgtgacacagcgtgtgacgcaagcggggtataaatgccccctggcactcgctgctcctcctcaaaacttggttcttctcgcaatccgagtgaccaagaaccctggcggtcatccactattcacataaccacagttacatacgtaactagcgttatgtttcatagttactgaccgccagggcggtgcttaatgtggatGATGCATACCAGCGATGTCACGAGGAGATTCCAGACAGAACCGCCGTAGATAAGCCCTCGGCGGCTGCCACGTTCACACTGTAGTAACGAGAGAAGGTGCATGGTGACGACCATGTGGCCGCTGCACAAATCTCTAGTAGAGACACTCCTTGAAGCGCAGCCCAAGATGTGGCGATGCCTCTGACAGAATGTCCTGTAGTCGGGGCAGGCAAAGGGCGATCTGCAGCCCTGTAGGCCCCCTGAATAACCTCCACAAGCCAGTGGGATAGCCGTTGCTTCGAAAGTGGTTTCCCCAACTTTGcagcagaaaaacatacaaacagctgGTCCGTTTGACGAACAGCCGTCGTAGCAGAAACATATGCCCGTAGAGCTCTTACAGGGCATAACTTCAGCCTCCTGGTATCAGAATCGTCCCCATAGGCTGGAAGATCAATGGTTTGGTTCACAAAAGCAGGATTCAACACCTTAGGCAGAAACGCAGCGTTCGgcctcagtttcacactgcaatcaTCCAAGCCCCACTGTAAACACAGGGGGCTGATAGACAGCGCATGCAGCTCACAGCTCCGCTTTGCTGTGCAAACAGCCAACAGGAAAGCAGCCTTTAGAGAGATCCATTTCAGCTCTGCCCGCTCTAGCGGTTCAAAAGGAGCCTTGCAGAGAGCGTTCAAGACTAGCGGAAGATCCCAGGGGGGGTACCGCGGCTTACGAGGGGGAGCCAGTCTCTTAGCTCCCTTCAAAAAGGCAGTCACAAGCTTATGAGAGCCCAAGGAAGTACCGTCTGCCGGCATCACGTGACAGGCTAAGGCCGCCACGTATACCCTGAGCGTCGAAGcggccctgccttcctccagtagCGTCTGGAGAAAGGACAAGACAGTCTGTAGTGTGCAgaggtgtggtaccacaccttGGTTAATACACCAAGCTTCAAAAGCCTTCCACCTGCCCTCGTATAGAGCCCGCGTAGAAGGAGCTCTAGCATTATCGATCGTGCGTCTGACCTGGGCCGTGCACGAGTCTAATGTGCTGGTGGGCCTAAGGGCCACAGCCATAGCCGGAATTGCTCCGGACGTGGGTGCCACACCTGTCCGTTCAGCTGTGAAAGCAGGTCTGCTCGACACGGAAGTTCCCATGGAACCCCATGGAGTAATGACAGCAGCGTTGGAAACCATGCTTGATACGGCCACTTCGGGGCCACCAAGAGGACCCGATGCTGTTCCAGGCGTACTCTGTCCAATACAGCCGGAATCAGAGGCAAAGGGGGAAAGGCATAGAGCAGAGTTCTCGGCCAGCTGTGAGCCAGGGCATCCTGGCCCAATGGGCTGTATAGTGCCATCTCCGAAAaccagagagggcagtgtgtCGTGTCTGGAGAGGCAAAGAGGTCTACTCGAGCCTCCCCGAACCGTTCCCACACCAGCTGTACCACACGCGGGTGTAGCTTCCATCGGCCTGGGTGAAGAGAACGGCGAGATAGCGCATCCGCCGTGACATTGGTGGCGCCTGTCACATGAGATGCTCTCAGAGATAACACTCTGGGGTGAGCCCACGTCCAGAGTTCTTGTGCCAGCATTAATAGCCTGCGGGACCGTGTTCCGCCGAAGTGGTTTACATGATAGACTGCTGACACATTGTCCGATCTCACCAAGATATGTCTGCCGCGGAGCACCGGGAGAAAATGTCTCAGGGCGAGCACTATGGCACGTAACTCCAGGATGTTGATGTGGTCTCGCGCCTGCCGCATGGACCAAACACCCTGCACTGCGCTGTGGTTCCAGACAGCCCCCCAGCCTGTGGCTGACGCGTCTGTAGTGATCACTTCTCTGCGAGAAGGAATCTGGCCCATCGTTACCCCTGACAGCAGGAAGGGTGCAGAGTTCCAAACATCGAGGGCAGCCAAGCACTCGCTGGTAATGCGAACGCGTGTGTGCCTGTGCCGTGCCGCATCCAGTTTCAGACTGATGAGCCACATTTGAAATGGTCGGATGTGGAGCTTCCCCAGTGCCACCACCTGCGCAGCGGCGGTGAGAAGACCTTGTAGTCGCAAAAGCCTCACATACTGCACCTTGGCGCCCCACCTGAGGCTGTAAATGGCCGATAGTAtagccgcagcgcgagctgaaggCAGGGTGGCCAACATGCGACGTGAATCCAAGACCATGCCTAAAAAGGTTATGGACTGAGCAGGAATTAAAACACTCTTGTTCCAGTTCACCGCGAGCCCCAGCGCTTGCGTGTGCTGCAGTaatctgagtgtgtctgtgtgagcccTCTGCTCCGAGGGGGCACACAGCAGCCAGTCGTCTAGATAGGGCAAGATTTTCAGCCCCTGAGCCATAAGGGGGGACAGGGCCGCCCGCATACATCTCGTGAACACCCTTGGTGCCAGTGAAAGGCCGAACGGTAGCACTCTGAACTGGAATACCTTGTCTCGGAAGGCGAACCTGAGAAACCGTCTGTGTTCTGGAACGATTGGAACGTGAAAGTAGGCGTCTTTGAGATCCACTAGGGTGAACCACTCCGCTTCGGAAACCGCGTGGAGAACAGTCGCGGTATGTAACATCCGGAACGGAAGAACTTTCAAAAATTTGTTCAGGCGACGGAGATCTAAGATCGGTCTCAAACCGCCGTCTTTCTtcggaacaacaaaataaattgagTAGAACCCCTCGGGGTGAACTTGAGGGTCTACTAACTCTATGGCTCCTCTGGCCAGCAGGGAGCCTATCTCCTGGGAGAGGCTTGCAGCCCGAACGGGATCCCGAACTTTGGTCACCGTAGGGCGAGAACATACTGGTGGCCGGCGGCGAAACTGCAGTCTGTAACCCACTGTCATGGTGCTCAGAGCCCACGGGTCTGAGACCATCTTTGTCCAGTAGGCCAAATGTGATGGTGAGAGCAACAGCGTCACCGGCTGTAGCACGTCAGCGGCGGTCAGCAGTGGCAGCTGCGCGCGGCTTGGAAGGGTGGGGGGGTCGCCTAGGCGCTCTCTGCGGGACCGTGGGGCCCGCGGGGCGCGGCGGCGGAGCTGCGGCTCCGAAGCGCCTCTCTCTATCGTGTCCTCGAGCCCGCTGTAGTGGGCGACGAAAACTCTGTGGTTGCCCGGTATTATGCAGCTTTCGAGCCTCCGTCAGGGAGGATCGCCGTTCCAGGGCTTCCTTGGCTGCTGGTCCGAAGAGAGACCCGGGTTTGAGAGGCACGGACCGCAGCGTAGCTCGGCAAGGTTCGGGCAGAGAGGATTGGGCCAGCCACACCTGGCGCCGAGCATGCAGGCTCGTAGCGACGAGCCGACCAGTATCGTGGGTCATGTAACCCGCGGTCAAGAGGGCTAGATTCAGAAGCTCCTCCGAGCTATTTGAGTCCTCCGTGGATGCGGGGGAATTCTGCAGCGCAATGAGCAGGATGCAGAGGGAATTCAGCAGTCTCCCCATCCGCGTCGCTGAGTTGTGCATTTTAACAACCAGCTCGTCCGTGCGCCTACACTCCGCGCTCGGGCAGCGAGGTTCCGGCCGTAGCGCTTCGTCTGGCGAAACCACCGTGGAAGCCACACAGGGATCGATCGCAGGCATGGAGGCCAGTCCATAGTCAGCTGCTCCGGCCATGGATGCTAGCAAGCGCGCCGTCTCCGTCGGCCGACCTGCCTTTTCGCTCTGAAAGGCAGCCGAGAATTCAGACACGAAGTCCTGACAAGGCGGCACCGCGAAAGCACCCGCGTCCAGGCGTTTAAACAGCGCGTTAGAGCGTACGCTCCCTGCTGCTGGTGTATCCAG includes the following:
- the LOC125801541 gene encoding putative uncharacterized protein DDB_G0290521 — encoded protein: MFVPVSLPVLVPVSVFVPIPVPGGFPVPVPVTVFVSVPVHVIVPVSLPSLIQSQFPATVQSVFQPPVQSPFLSSVQPSVPSKPPVQSLVQSLSSVQSQPSVQCKPRVQSFVKSLSPVQSQSPVQSFVQSEPPVQSQSPFPVQSPSPVLSPVQSQSPVRSFVQSLPPVQSFVQSLFPLSRRLW